One Dromiciops gliroides isolate mDroGli1 chromosome 3, mDroGli1.pri, whole genome shotgun sequence DNA segment encodes these proteins:
- the PRKAG3 gene encoding LOW QUALITY PROTEIN: 5'-AMP-activated protein kinase subunit gamma-3 (The sequence of the model RefSeq protein was modified relative to this genomic sequence to represent the inferred CDS: deleted 6 bases in 5 codons): protein LETTMWDMVEQSEVNYSGDSSSRPLPCMNTSPEKSYEDQGTKASRWTRQEAVEEEDPPFLEEGESPQGVLARPESVSTSSEDVSQSQAATFPASNSISWGLGTPSTLDSATCVQGIASIPSGAISLEPETLSVREKGEIPERVPRSPSPQVLLPKLGWDGELLRPGAQIYMHFMQEHSCYDAMATSSKLVIFDTMLEIKKAFFALVANGVRAAPLWDNQKQSFVGMLTITDFILVLHRYYRSPLVQIYEIEEHTIQTWREIYLQGSFKPLVSISPNDSLFEAVILMIKNRIHRLPVLDPASGNVLHILTHKRLLKFLHIFGALLPRPQFLSRSIQDLGIGTFRDLAVVLDTAPILSALDIFVDRRVSALPVVNEPGQVVGLYSRFDVIHLAAQKTYNHLDMSVGEALRQRSLCLEGIISCQPHESLGDVIDRIAHPQVHRLVMVDESQHLLGVISLSDILQALVLSPAGIDALGA, encoded by the exons CTTGAAACAACCATGTGGGACATGGTGGAACAATCAG AAGTGAACTACTCAGGGGATAGCTCTTCAAGACCACTGCCTTGCATGAATACCAGCCCAGAGAAAAGCTATGAAGACCAGGGTACCAAGGCCTCCAGGTGGACAAGGCAAGAGGCTGTGGAAGAGGAAGACCCCCCATtcctggaggaaggagagagtccACAGG GTGTCCTGGCAAGGCCTGAGTCTGTGTCTACCTCCTCAGAAGATGTATCCCAGAGCCAAGCTGCCACATTTCCAGCATCCAATTCCATTAGCTGGGGGCTAGGAACGCCATCGACCTTGGACTCCGCAACCTGTGTCCAGGGCATTGCATCTATCCCCTCGGGGGCCATATCTCTGGAGCCAGAGACTTTATCAGTGAgg gagaaaggggaaattcCAGAGAGAGTGCCCCGAAGTCCATCACCCCAGGTGCTCCTGCCCAAACTGGGCTGGGATGGAGAACTGCTTCGCCCAGGAGCCCAGATCTACATGCACTTCATGCAGGAGCATAGCTGCTATGATGCCATGGCTACCAGCTCAAAGCTGGTT ATCTTTGATACCATGTTGGAG ATCAAGAAGGCCTTCTTTGCTCTTGTGGCTAATGGGGTCCGGGCAGCACCTTTGTGGGACAACCAGAAGCAAAGTTTTGTGG GCATGCTGACGATCACAGACTTTATCCTGGTACTCCACCGTTACTACAGGTCACCCTTG gtTCAAATCTATGAAATTGAGGAGCACACAATCCAAACCTGGAGGG AGATCTACCTTCAAGGTTCTTTCAAGCCACTGGTTTCCATCTCACCCAATGACAG CCTGTTCGAGGCTGTTATTCTCATGATCAAGAACCGGATTCACCGCCTGCCTGTTCTGGATCCTGCCTCTGGCAATGTGCTTCACATCCTAACACACAAGAGGCTGCTCAAGTTCCTGCATATCTTT GGTGCACTGCTGCCCAGGCCACAGTTTCTTTCCCGCTCTATCCAAGATTTGGGCATCGGCACATTCCGAGACTTGGCTGTGGTGCTAGAC ACAGCCCCTATCCTGTCTGCGCTGGACATT TTTGTAGACCGCCGAGTGTCTGCACTACCTGTGGTCAATGA GCCAGGACAGGTTGTGGGCCTCTATTCCCGATTTGATGTCATA cACCTGGCTGCCCAGAAGACCTACAACCATCTGGACATGAGTGTTGGTGAAGCGCTACGGCAGCGATCCCTCTGT CTGGAGGGCATCATTTCCTGCCAGCCTCATGAAAGCCTGGGTGATGTCATTGACCGAATCGCCC ACCCACAGGTTCACCGGCTGGTGATGGTGGATGAATCGCAGCATTTGTTAGGTGTCATTTCCCTGTCTGACATCCTCCAAGCCCTGGTACTCAGCCCTGCTGGCATTGATGCACTTGGTGCCTGA